One window from the genome of Nostoc edaphicum CCNP1411 encodes:
- a CDS encoding ParB/RepB/Spo0J family partition protein, with protein sequence MRRTKTSQPLKSKIDVPWDTTGINNADSQVTIPLDQIILPPNQPRRYFDSEALKQLTESIKQHGILQPLLVRPLDGEKHELVAGERRYRAALSIGLKVVPVVIRELDDNAAFQFALIENLLREDLNPVEETEGILQLLSLKLGRSVEEIPPFLYRLQRLEKKASTVTHNVMGAHDGEGDEPTHNVMGGVENDSTNNAISDDEGDIDLSTHNVMGETETDNSDLNQEQALNPDLKIVEGVFLGLGLMTWESFVKNRLPLLNLPEDILDALREGSLEYTKAKAIAQIQKLDERVAFLEQALANNWSLSEIRQRIIEKKSPASTANTESNDYKERFTAATTKLRKSRIWSDPKKRKQIEKLLAQLETLTNVE encoded by the coding sequence ATGAGACGCACTAAAACCAGTCAACCCCTCAAAAGCAAAATTGATGTACCTTGGGATACGACAGGCATCAATAATGCCGATTCTCAAGTGACCATCCCATTAGACCAGATTATTCTGCCGCCGAATCAACCACGCCGTTACTTTGATTCTGAAGCATTAAAGCAGTTAACTGAATCCATCAAACAGCATGGCATCTTGCAGCCCTTGTTGGTACGCCCTCTTGATGGAGAGAAACACGAATTAGTCGCAGGAGAACGCCGCTATCGTGCTGCCTTAAGTATTGGGCTAAAAGTTGTCCCCGTCGTCATCAGAGAATTAGATGACAACGCAGCTTTTCAATTTGCACTTATAGAAAATTTACTGCGAGAAGACCTTAACCCAGTTGAGGAAACCGAAGGTATCCTGCAACTGCTGTCTCTCAAACTAGGTCGAAGTGTTGAGGAGATACCCCCATTCCTGTATCGTCTACAACGCCTAGAAAAAAAAGCATCTACAGTTACCCATAACGTTATGGGCGCACACGATGGCGAAGGTGATGAACCTACCCATAACGTTATGGGTGGAGTTGAAAATGATTCTACCAATAACGCTATCAGCGACGATGAAGGTGATATTGACTTATCTACCCATAACGTTATGGGCGAAACCGAAACAGATAATTCCGACCTCAACCAGGAGCAGGCATTAAACCCAGACCTCAAAATCGTTGAAGGAGTGTTTCTTGGCTTAGGGTTAATGACCTGGGAATCTTTCGTTAAGAACCGCCTGCCCTTGCTCAACCTCCCAGAAGATATCCTTGATGCGCTAAGGGAAGGCTCACTTGAGTACACCAAAGCTAAAGCCATCGCCCAGATTCAGAAATTAGATGAGCGCGTTGCATTTTTAGAACAAGCTCTTGCTAACAACTGGTCTTTAAGTGAAATCAGACAGCGCATTATTGAGAAGAAAAGCCCAGCCTCTACCGCAAACACCGAGTCGAACGATTATAAAGAGCGCTTTACTGCTGCGACTACCAAACTAAGAAAGTCGCGTATTTGGTCAGACCCCAAGAAGCGCAAGCAAATAGAGAAACTACTTGCACAACTGGAGACGCTGACAAATGTTGAGTAA
- a CDS encoding ParA family protein, with protein sequence MSRIIAVFNQAGGVAKTTLTQNLGYQIAQLGHRVLLIDIDPQASLTIFMGLVPREIEQTVNNAIVDEQPLPIHEGIHGMDLAPANISLSTAEMQLVSASMRDFRLKEAIEPIQENYDFILIDCPPSLGLLSYISLVAATHVLVPLETHFKAFEGTGELLKTVATVRNKPNRKLQIAGFVPTKYDARNSQDTRTLAAITEQLASAGTVFAPIPRSTAFVDASEERMPLAVYEPKHPSVQILKKIAVSLESLK encoded by the coding sequence ATGAGCCGAATCATCGCAGTTTTTAATCAGGCGGGAGGTGTTGCCAAAACCACCCTTACCCAAAACTTGGGCTACCAAATAGCGCAATTGGGTCATCGTGTTCTGCTCATCGACATAGACCCCCAAGCCAGCTTAACTATTTTTATGGGCTTGGTTCCAAGAGAGATAGAGCAAACCGTCAACAATGCTATTGTGGATGAACAACCCCTGCCAATCCATGAGGGGATTCATGGTATGGATTTAGCCCCTGCCAACATCTCTCTTTCTACGGCAGAAATGCAATTGGTTAGTGCTTCCATGCGCGATTTTCGCCTGAAAGAAGCCATCGAGCCAATCCAAGAGAATTACGATTTCATCCTCATAGATTGCCCTCCCAGCTTAGGTTTACTCTCTTACATCTCCCTTGTAGCTGCCACCCATGTTCTCGTTCCCCTAGAAACCCATTTCAAAGCCTTTGAGGGAACAGGCGAATTACTAAAAACGGTTGCTACAGTACGCAACAAACCTAACCGGAAACTGCAAATAGCGGGATTTGTGCCGACAAAATACGATGCCCGTAACTCCCAGGACACTCGTACCCTAGCAGCCATCACCGAACAACTAGCAAGCGCCGGAACTGTCTTTGCCCCGATTCCTCGCTCCACTGCTTTTGTTGATGCTTCAGAAGAACGAATGCCCCTTGCTGTGTATGAACCAAAGCACCCATCTGTCCAAATCTTGAAAAAAATAGCCGTTAGTTTAGAATCATTAAAATGA